One segment of Streptomyces sp. YIM 121038 DNA contains the following:
- a CDS encoding cytochrome P450, with protein MTEATGPAAPGTPPPGCPAHSDAVPLSGLEYQQTPFELYRDLRGRYGSVAPVLLDGDVPAWLVLGYSEVSYVTAHDELFARDSRRWNQWDRIPADWPLLPFVGYQPSVLFTEGAEHRQRAGVITEALEGVDQFELGRECVHIADQLIASFSGRGAAELMSAYTHPLAMRAAVHMVGMPPGTADTEGLVEDLRMSLDTAEGDDPVAAYGRVGERVHRLVKERRERPAADVTSRMLEHPAGLTDEEVVQDLISVIAAAQQPTANWICNTLRLLLTDERFALNVSGGRLSVGQALNEVLWLDTPTQNFIGRWAVRDTQLGGRQIRAGDCLVLGLAAANSDPQLWPGAHVGSENSAHLSFSNGEHRCPYPAPLLADVIARTAVETLLERLPDLVLGVDPAALTWRPSVWMRGLTALPVQFTPVAQ; from the coding sequence ATGACCGAAGCCACCGGACCGGCGGCGCCCGGCACCCCGCCGCCCGGCTGCCCCGCACACAGTGACGCGGTGCCCCTCAGCGGCCTGGAGTACCAGCAGACGCCCTTCGAGCTCTACCGCGACCTGCGCGGCCGGTACGGCTCCGTGGCCCCCGTCCTCCTCGACGGTGACGTGCCCGCCTGGCTGGTCCTCGGCTACTCCGAGGTCAGCTACGTCACCGCGCACGACGAGCTGTTCGCCCGCGACTCGCGGCGCTGGAACCAGTGGGACCGGATCCCCGCCGACTGGCCGCTGCTGCCCTTCGTCGGCTACCAGCCGTCCGTCCTGTTCACCGAGGGCGCCGAGCACCGGCAGCGCGCCGGTGTCATCACCGAGGCGCTGGAGGGCGTCGACCAGTTCGAACTCGGCCGGGAGTGCGTCCACATCGCCGACCAGCTGATCGCCTCCTTCTCCGGGCGCGGCGCCGCCGAGCTGATGAGCGCCTACACCCACCCGCTCGCCATGCGCGCCGCCGTGCACATGGTCGGCATGCCGCCGGGCACCGCCGACACCGAGGGCCTCGTCGAGGACCTGCGCATGTCCCTCGACACCGCCGAGGGCGACGACCCGGTCGCCGCGTACGGGCGGGTGGGCGAGCGCGTGCACCGGCTGGTCAAGGAGCGGCGCGAGCGGCCCGCGGCCGACGTCACCTCGCGGATGCTGGAGCATCCGGCCGGGCTCACCGACGAGGAGGTCGTCCAGGACCTCATCTCGGTGATCGCCGCGGCCCAGCAGCCCACCGCCAACTGGATCTGCAACACCCTGCGGCTGCTCCTGACCGACGAGCGGTTCGCCCTGAACGTCTCCGGCGGCCGCCTCAGCGTCGGCCAGGCCCTGAACGAGGTGCTCTGGCTCGACACCCCCACGCAGAACTTCATCGGGCGCTGGGCGGTGCGCGACACCCAGCTGGGCGGCCGTCAGATCCGCGCGGGCGACTGCCTGGTCCTCGGCCTCGCCGCGGCCAACTCCGACCCGCAGCTGTGGCCCGGCGCCCACGTCGGCTCGGAGAACTCCGCGCACCTGTCCTTCAGCAACGGCGAACACCGCTGCCCCTACCCGGCTCCGCTGCTCGCCGACGTCATCGCCCGTACGGCCGTCGAAACCCTCCTGGAGCGGCTGCCCGACCTGGTCCTCGGCGTCGACCCGGCGGCCCTGACCTGGCGCCCTTCGGTGTGGATGCGCGGACTGACGGCCCTGCCCGTCCAGTTCACACCGGTGGCCCA